Proteins encoded together in one Bombiscardovia nodaiensis window:
- the gcvH gene encoding glycine cleavage system H protein — MTSESQNNAERLSIPDQLNYSQDHVWVDKSDSPAVLGVTEYATEQLGDLVFLDLPETGTHVDAGDEIVELESSKAVEPLVCPVSGTITYVNRAASDDPSVINADPYGEGWILKMDLDDDQPDLLSADDYAKVIEAAQ, encoded by the coding sequence ATGACAAGTGAATCCCAAAACAACGCAGAGCGGTTGAGCATTCCCGACCAGCTGAACTATTCACAGGACCACGTTTGGGTTGACAAATCCGACTCGCCAGCCGTGCTCGGCGTGACCGAGTACGCGACCGAGCAGCTGGGAGACTTAGTTTTTCTGGACTTGCCCGAGACCGGCACCCACGTAGATGCGGGCGACGAGATTGTGGAACTCGAGTCTTCCAAGGCTGTCGAACCGCTCGTCTGCCCAGTGTCTGGAACCATTACATACGTCAATCGTGCAGCTTCGGACGACCCCAGCGTCATCAACGCCGACCCCTATGGCGAGGGTTGGATTCTCAAAATGGACTTGGATGACGACCAGCCTGACCTGCTCTCTGCCGACGACTATGCCAAGGTCATTGAGGCAGCCCAATAA
- a CDS encoding peptidoglycan-binding protein, with translation MTNEEYGNGQLPSYAAGDAYSGLGSYGQSGQAEPEDATQIIPPLAAGARPAAGSWGAPEAGQQYAASPVDQMQSTFGQMQGQFDSYEAPSGQPGQANEDMAAYARLMNLQSAEGTEGSGEATYPASHVARRINRHHWGLIISLCLLAAVIVALIVGFFGARSYYQDRAAPGVTFAGQSVAGRTPQELEKIVSSQVAASGFTVTDNKGGRTKAKLTDLGVQADVKSTVNKIVSAKDSNEFARVNPFQKQVVPLTLSVDEAKMNDYLTKTFIGEDARAVPSSVHYDEGSHQFVVQEGKRGQAPKIEVAKQAVNALASSPGQQRTLTLTYSDVDMPISKDVAASTADQANQRLAQPLVVGSEKGGNYTVPKDQVAKWIHVDSDLLKGQMNLTYDAQAIKAYADTELPKQLNQDMVPEKNVKDSKGNVLGVTTAGVDGIKVKNQDDIARQITDHLKSGKIENIQAAVDVEPHKVETRTLRTDVPDGDLWVEVNLSTQTATAYKGTTEVKSFPICSGLPRDGDESDLGTFFINIRYEIQTMRGPGYVSPNVKWVSYYNGSEGFHTADWNYDAIAHGDAANRGSHGCINMYEQDAKWIYDNCPAGTMVRVVGEQPTHAVR, from the coding sequence ATGACCAACGAAGAGTATGGTAATGGGCAACTCCCTTCATATGCGGCGGGAGATGCATACTCGGGACTGGGCTCCTATGGGCAGTCCGGGCAGGCCGAGCCCGAAGATGCCACCCAAATTATCCCTCCGCTTGCGGCTGGTGCTCGACCGGCTGCTGGGAGCTGGGGCGCGCCAGAGGCCGGGCAGCAGTACGCCGCTTCGCCGGTCGATCAGATGCAGAGCACGTTTGGGCAAATGCAGGGGCAGTTTGACTCATATGAGGCTCCAAGTGGCCAGCCTGGTCAGGCCAACGAGGATATGGCTGCCTATGCTCGGCTGATGAATTTGCAGTCCGCAGAAGGCACAGAGGGCAGTGGCGAGGCAACATATCCAGCTTCTCATGTGGCCCGGCGGATCAATCGCCACCATTGGGGGCTGATTATTTCATTGTGCCTGCTGGCCGCGGTCATCGTGGCTCTGATTGTCGGTTTCTTTGGCGCTCGCTCCTACTACCAGGACCGGGCTGCTCCAGGGGTCACATTTGCAGGCCAGAGCGTGGCGGGTCGAACCCCGCAGGAGCTCGAAAAGATTGTCTCCTCGCAGGTCGCAGCTTCGGGCTTTACCGTAACTGACAACAAGGGCGGACGCACGAAGGCGAAACTGACGGATTTGGGCGTGCAGGCCGATGTCAAGTCGACTGTCAACAAGATTGTCTCCGCCAAGGATTCCAACGAGTTCGCCAGAGTCAATCCTTTCCAGAAGCAAGTGGTGCCTCTGACGCTCTCCGTTGACGAGGCGAAGATGAACGACTACCTGACGAAGACCTTCATTGGTGAGGATGCGCGGGCCGTGCCTTCTTCCGTTCACTACGACGAAGGCTCGCATCAGTTTGTTGTGCAGGAGGGCAAGCGAGGTCAGGCTCCCAAGATTGAAGTCGCCAAGCAGGCCGTCAACGCCTTGGCTAGCAGTCCCGGCCAGCAGCGCACACTCACGCTCACCTACAGCGACGTGGACATGCCTATCAGCAAGGATGTGGCCGCCAGCACGGCCGACCAAGCCAACCAGCGACTGGCCCAACCCCTGGTAGTGGGTAGCGAAAAGGGTGGCAACTACACGGTCCCCAAGGATCAAGTGGCCAAGTGGATACATGTGGATTCTGATTTGCTCAAGGGCCAGATGAACCTGACCTACGATGCGCAGGCTATCAAGGCCTATGCCGACACTGAGCTACCTAAGCAGCTCAACCAAGACATGGTGCCTGAGAAGAACGTGAAAGACAGCAAGGGCAACGTTTTGGGCGTGACGACGGCTGGTGTCGATGGCATCAAGGTAAAGAACCAAGATGACATTGCCCGGCAGATTACCGACCATCTCAAGTCCGGCAAGATTGAGAACATCCAAGCCGCAGTAGATGTGGAGCCCCATAAGGTGGAGACGCGCACGCTGCGCACCGACGTGCCCGACGGCGACCTGTGGGTGGAAGTCAATTTGAGCACGCAGACCGCTACTGCCTACAAGGGTACGACGGAAGTCAAAAGCTTCCCCATCTGCTCAGGGCTGCCCCGTGACGGCGACGAGTCGGATTTGGGCACCTTCTTCATCAATATTCGCTACGAGATTCAGACCATGCGCGGCCCTGGGTACGTCTCTCCCAACGTCAAGTGGGTCTCCTACTACAATGGTTCCGAAGGCTTCCATACCGCCGATTGGAACTATGACGCCATCGCTCACGGTGACGCAGCCAACCGAGGTTCGCACGGCTGCATCAACATGTACGAGCAGGATGCCAAATGGATTTACGACAACTGCCCTGCTGGAACCATGGTTCGGGTTGTTGGCGAGCAACCGACCCACGCAGTCCGCTAA